One part of the Sardina pilchardus chromosome 5, fSarPil1.1, whole genome shotgun sequence genome encodes these proteins:
- the LOC134079755 gene encoding serine/arginine repetitive matrix protein 3-like, whose protein sequence is MDLPPNRHFICRRSCEIYDLSLASLLPPCIRAKGAHSSKRQNRERAQRSSSASPARHRHRPASGRKKSKSSAGPRQRSSSWSSRHSSSPSNSRERAASKASPHARQNTSRDRDSAHHSDAESRARRRSRSYSPIRKRRRDSPSFMEARRITSARKRPIPYYRPSPSSSSSGSSHSSYSRSRSRSYDSYSSYSSRSRSRSHSRSRSRSRGSRSPSQPHSYDSRSSYGSPGF, encoded by the exons atgg ATTTGCCACCTAACAGACACTTTATATGCCGGCGCTCGTGTGAGATATATGACTTGTCTCTTGCCTCGCTGCTCCCTCCCTGCATCAGGGCCAAAGGAGCTCATTCGTCCAAGCGGCAGAACCGGGAGCGGGCGCAGCGCAGCTCCTCGGCGTCCCCGGCTCGGCACCGGCACCGGCCCGCGTCCGGCCGCAAGAAGAGCAAGAGCAGCGCTGGCCCCCGCCAGCGCAGCAGCTCGTGGAGCAGCCGCCACTCGTCCTCGCCGTCCAACTCCCGCGAGCGCGCCGCCAGCAAGGCCTCGCCGCACGCGCGCCAGAACACCTCCAG GGACCGAGACAGCGCGCACCACTCGGACGCAGAGAGCCGAGCACGCAGGCGCTCCCGGAGCTACTCGCCCATCcgcaagaggaggagagactctCCCAGCTTTATGGAGGCCAGGAGAATCACCAG cgcCCGTAAGCGGCCCATCCCGTACTACCGGCCCAGCCCGTCCTCCTCCAGCTCgggcagcagccacagcagctaCAGCCGGAGTCGCAGCCGCAGCTACGACAGCTACAGCAGCTACAGCAGCCGCAGCCGCAGCCGCAGCCACAGCCGGAGTCGCAGCCGCAGCCGAGGCTCGCGCAGCCCCAGCCAGCCCCACAGCTACGACAGCCGCAGCAGCTACGGCAGCCCCGGCTTCTGA
- the hspb1 gene encoding heat shock protein beta-1: MERRIPFSFLRTPSWDPFRDWYQGSRLFDQSFGMPSMPEEFNPFPSTHWPGYIRQGLPAAAGPGDMASPMMASPMMASPMMPSQVPMMPPVSPVYARALSRQLSTGMSEIKQTADSWKVSLDVNHFSPEEIVVKTKDGVVEITGKHEERRDEHGYISRCFTRKYTLPPGADLEKISSCLSPEGVLTVEAPLPKPAIQGSEITIPVNVEHGSVVKKE, encoded by the exons ATGGAGAGGCGCATTCCGTTCAGCTTCCTCCGCACCCCCAGCTGGGACCCCTTCCGCGACTGGTACCAGGGCAGCCGTCTGTTCGACCAGTCCTTCGGCATGCCCTCCATGCCCGAGGAGTTCAACCCCTTCCCCAGCACCCACTGGCCCGGCTACATCCGCCAGGGGctgcccgccgccgccggcccTGGAGACATGGCCTCCCCAATGATGGCCTCCCCGATGATGGCCTCCCCGATGATGCCCAGCCAGGTGCCCATGATGCCGCCAGTCTCACCGGTCTACGCCCGCGCCCTCTCCCGACAGCTGAGCACCGGCATGTCCGAGATCAAACAGACGGCGGACAGCTGGAAGGTCAGCCTGGACGTCAACCACTTCTCCCCCGAGGAGATCGTGGTGAAGACCAAAGACGGCGTGGTCGAGATCACAG GAAagcacgaggagaggagagacgagcACGGCTACATTTCTAGATGCTTCACAAGGAAATACAC ACTGCCCCCTGGTGCTGACCTGGAGAAGATCTCGTCCTGCCTGTCGCCCGAGGGCGTGCTGACCGTGGAGGCCCCCCTGCCCAAACCCGCCATCCAGGGCTCCGAGATCACCATCCCCGTCAACGTGGAGCATGGCAGCGTGGTCAAGAAAGAGTAG